One part of the Phoenix dactylifera cultivar Barhee BC4 chromosome 4, palm_55x_up_171113_PBpolish2nd_filt_p, whole genome shotgun sequence genome encodes these proteins:
- the LOC103708169 gene encoding uncharacterized protein LOC103708169 → MINGEGMQKDRWGEDPFDEFFPGRGNDSGDEDGAPSNYSSCEGSDLERYCSANSALGSASLCSSVGNYSDLLDSFKNLNSFGEDLFSDGCGGARDKLHSSRWNGDPATSDGDGDDCLSNKKAFSPHLFLSSSKMLVSSEGMHADYDGASTSGSRSNQSPAAAQDLPCSAGDRSAQESLAVEGNGRNYGQLASDNPIRRGMMGEADEDASSICEHSGGEDSMLDSGTDDEGSGRILLHAKHSSYHAKETKDNNENPLVMNSSVAFGSDDWDEFMQETGDDGLTSLSFCGDQPTWRQLEPSETEGNISLLAKNHVIDPLCDGIEQEEGVSDLPAASFQVQVADKSNKNEGTCLVGNPSSDCKVSNSEKLLSEEYFTEGAINLIYDGGKGEINSLHSKVAAVVDSDGTPGEQVFGESVPLGDGTGIQFSGTVSGEFQDKESRIPADKAFSFLPTVIAGHDSGILETLNGKSNSVDMVEEDLILDEVKNPDTNDSFDEMVLDMEEILLDSGSSHRSKFTLPNRGHIAQQSHHFRDGSSTASTSGTDDTYPIIQYPSKIDWVEVVGAKQKKGDVSFGERLVGVKEYTVYILRVWSGKDQWEVERRYRDFDALYQQLRILFIESGLALPSSWSSVERESRKIFGNASPNVVSERSMLIQDCLRSILNSRYPFGTPSPLVCFLSPGKAVHSPSLLKALVPRSLQKLREDWNLKVSNCGKTGLEDVLTLGKTISLVVEIKPRKSTRQLLESQHYTCAGCHIRLDAGKTLLGELVQTLGWKKPRFCEYTGQLFCASCHTNDTAVLPARVLNLWDFSLYPVSQLAKAYLESIYDQPMLCVSAVNPFLFSKVPALLHIMSIRKKIGAMLPYVRCPFRKSIQRGLGCRRHLLEGNDFFALRDLVDLSKGAFAALPIMVETISNGILEHISQQCLMCYDAGVPCAARQACDDPSSLIFPFQEADAARCGSCGSLFHEPCFRKLMGCPCGKPTSTHGKELLSEDVSHGAGKELEGDINQFFQPSSSNSVSGFLSDILSKARPDKIWKPRSSSPVILMGSLPSTSL, encoded by the exons ATGATCAATGGAGAGGGGATGCAGAAGGATCGGTGGGGAGAGGATCCGTTCGATGAATTCTTTCCCGGGAGGGGAAATGATTCCGGTGACGAGGACGGTGCCCCGTCCAATTACTCCTCCTGCGAGGGATCCGATCTCGAGAGGTACTGCAGCGCGAACTCGGCTTTGGGAAGCGCCAGCCTCTGCAGTTCGGTCGGGAATTACAGTGATTTGTTAGATTCTTTCAAGAACCTTAATAGCTTTGGAGAAGATCTCTTCTCCGATGGCTGCGGCGGCGCAAGAGACAAACTTCATAGCAGTCGTTGGAACGGGGATCCAGCCACCTCTGATGGTGATGGAGACGATTGTTTATCGAATAAAAAGGCTTTCTCTCCTCATTTGTTTTTATCTTCATCCAAAATGTTGGTGTCTTCCGAGGGCATGCATGCGGATTACGATGGAGCTTCAACTAGTGGGAGTAGGTCCAATCAATCGCCGGCTGCTGCGCAAGATTTGCCATGCTCTGCTGGGGATCGTTCAGCTCAAGAATCTCTCGCTGTGGAGGGCAATGGTAGAAATTATGGTCAATTAGCTTCTGATAATCCTATTCGAAGAGGGATGATGGGGGAAGCTGATGAGGATGCCTCGTCAATATGTGAGCATTCGGGCGGTGAGGATTCGATGCTTGACTCTGGCACGGATGATGAGGGTAGCGGTAGGATTCTTCTTCATGCTAAGCACAGTTCGTATCATGCTAAAGAAACCAAGGATAATAATGAGAACCCACTTGTCATGAACTCATCGGTGGCATTTGGTTCCGATGATTGGGATGAATTTATGCAAGAAACTGGGGATGATGGCTTAacatctctgtctttctgtgGTGATCAACCTACTTGGCGGCAACTGGAACCTTCAGAAACTGAAGGGAACATTTCATTATTGGCTAAGAATCATGTCATTGATCCCTTGTGCGATGGCATAGAGCAAGAAGAGGGTGTGAGTGATTTACCAGCAGCCAGCTTTCAAGTTCAGGTTGCCGATAAGTCTAACAAGAATGAAGGGACTTGTTTGGTAGGTAACCCTTCGAGTGATTGTAAAGTGTCAAATTCAGAGAAGCTTCTTTCAGAAGAATACTTTACAGAAGGTGCGATCAATCTTATTTATGATGGTGGTAAAGGAGAAATCAATTCCTTACATAGTAAGGTGGCTGCTGTTGTTGATTCTGATGGAACTCCTGGAGAACAGGTATTTGGGGAATCAGTTCCTCTTGGTGATGGTACTGGCATACAGTTTTCTGGCACTGTGAGTGGAGAATTTCAAGACAAAGAGAGCAGGATCCCAGCAGATAAAGCATTTTCTTTCCTGCCGACGGTCATCGCCGGTCACGACTCTGGCATCCTTGAAACTTTAAATGGAAAATCAAATTCAGTTGACATGGTTGAAGAGGATCTTATACTGGATGAG GTCAAGAACCCGGAtacaaatgattcatttgatgaAATGGTTCTTGACATGGAGGAGATTCTACTAGATTCAGGGAGCTCTCATCGAAGCAAGTTCACATTGCCTAACCGTGGGCATATAGCGCAGCAGTCTCATCACTTCAGAGATGGTAGTTCAACTGCTTCTACTTCTGGAACAGATGATACATATCCAATTATCCagtacccttccaaaattgactGGGTGGAAGTTGTGGGGGCAAAACAAAAGAAGGGAGATGTTTCTTTTGGGGAAAGATTGGTTGGAGTCAAGGAATATACTGTATATATATTGAGAGTGTGGAGTGGTAAAGATCAATGGGAGGTCGAGCGCCGGTACCGTGATTTCGATGCTCTTTATCAGCAGCTGAGGATTCTTTTTATTGAAAGTGGTTtagctcttccttcttcatggTCCAGTGTTGAGCGAGAGTCCAGAAAAATCTTTGGGAATGCATCTCCAAATGTTGTCAGTGAGAGAAGTATGCTTATTCAAGATTGTCTGCGCTCCATTCTTAACTCAAGATACCCTTTTGGAACTCCTAGCCCTCTGGTTTGCTTTCTCTCGCCAGGTAAAGCTGTTCATAGTCCTAGCTTGTTAAAAGCTCTCGTTCCTCGTTCTCTGCAGAAGCTTAGGGAGGATTGGAATTTAAAAGTTTCAAATTGTGGGAAGACTGGTCTAGAAGATGTTTTAACGTTAGGTAAGACTATATCACTTGTGGTTGAGATAAAACCTCGGAAATCTACGAGACAGTTGCTGGAATCACAACATTATACATGTGCGGGATGTCACATACGGTTGGATGCTGGAAAAACCTTGTTAGGTGAACTTGTGCAGACACTAGGATGGAAAAAACCTCGGTTTTGTGAGTATACAGGTCAGTTGTTTTGTGCTTCATGCCATACAAATGATACTGCAGTTCTGCCAGCAAGAGTCTTAAATCTCTGGGATTTTTCCTTATATCCTGTTTCTCAGTTAGCTAAAGCATATTTGGAGTCTATCTATGATCAG CCCATGCTCTGTGTGAGCGCAGtcaatccttttcttttctccaaGGTGCCGGCTTTGCTTCACATTATGAGTATCAGAAAGAAAATAGGAGCTATGCTTCCATATGTTCGTTGTCCATTTCGGAAGTCCATTCAAAGAGGCCTTGGATGTCGTCGGCATCTTCTAGAAGGCAATGATTTTTTTGCACTTCGAGACCTTGTTGATCTCTCAAAAGGGGCATTTGCAG CACTTCCCATCATGGTCGAAACCATTTCTAATGGAATCCTCGAGCACATTTCGCAGCAGTGCCTTATGTGTTATGATGCTGGTGTTCCTTGTGCTGCCCGACAAGCCTGTGATGACCCCTCATCCCTCATTTTTCCCTTTCAG GAAGCTGATGCTGCAAGATGTGGTTCATGTGGGTCCCTTTTTCATGAACCTTGCTTTCGAAAGCTCATGGGCTGCCCATGTGGCAAGCCAACCAGTACACATGGGAAAGAGCTTCTTTCCGAAGATGTCTCGCATGGAGCTGGCAAAGAGCTCGAGGGAGATATAAATCAATTTTTCCAGCCTTCTAGTTCCAATTCAGTGTCAGGTTTTCTCTCTGATATTCTTTCCAAGGCAAGGCCGGACAAAATATGGAAGCCCAGGAGTAGCAGCCCGGTGATTCTCATGGGTTCCTTACCAAGCACTTCTCTGTAA
- the LOC103708168 gene encoding uncharacterized protein LOC103708168 isoform X1: protein MKLDRCCHHHHVPCLHCHPHGYIRMVQHLIERCLLLHMTQDDCVKALAERAGILPIVTLTVWKELLKENRGFFQAYSQYATPRPFTYFEDEFANMGLHSFQINIRKACQNLTEGKTEGGQGKNDPALASQGVKNIAIML from the exons ATGAAACTCGACCGCTGCTGCCATCACCACCACGTCCCTTGTTTGCATTGCCATCCGCATGGCTACATTAGAATG GTCCAGCACTTGATTGAGAGGTGCCTACTCCTCCACATGACTCAAGATGATTGCGTCAAGGCTCTCGCAGAGCGTGCAGGCATCCTACCCATCGTCACCCTtacag TGTGGAAAGAGctgctgaaagagaacagaggttTCTTCCAAGCCTACTCTCAGTACGCCACTCCAAGGCCTTTCACTT ATTTTGAAGACGAGTTTGCTAATATGGGACTTCATTCTTTTCAGATAAATATCCGCAAAGCGTGTCAAAATTTGACAGAAGGAAAAACTGAAGGAGGGCAAGGAAAGAATGATCCAGCACTTGCTTCTCAAGGAGTCAAGAACATAGCAATCATGCTATAA
- the LOC103708168 gene encoding uncharacterized protein LOC103708168 isoform X2, producing MTQDDCVKALAERAGILPIVTLTVWKELLKENRGFFQAYSQYATPRPFTYFEDEFANMGLHSFQINIRKACQNLTEGKTEGGQGKNDPALASQGVKNIAIML from the exons ATGACTCAAGATGATTGCGTCAAGGCTCTCGCAGAGCGTGCAGGCATCCTACCCATCGTCACCCTtacag TGTGGAAAGAGctgctgaaagagaacagaggttTCTTCCAAGCCTACTCTCAGTACGCCACTCCAAGGCCTTTCACTT ATTTTGAAGACGAGTTTGCTAATATGGGACTTCATTCTTTTCAGATAAATATCCGCAAAGCGTGTCAAAATTTGACAGAAGGAAAAACTGAAGGAGGGCAAGGAAAGAATGATCCAGCACTTGCTTCTCAAGGAGTCAAGAACATAGCAATCATGCTATAA
- the LOC103708168 gene encoding uncharacterized protein LOC103708168 isoform X3: MKLDRCCHHHHVPCLHCHPHGYIRMVQHLIERCLLLHMTQDDCVKALAERAGILPIVTLTVWKELLKENRGFFQAYSQYATPRPFTYKYPQSVSKFDRRKN; the protein is encoded by the exons ATGAAACTCGACCGCTGCTGCCATCACCACCACGTCCCTTGTTTGCATTGCCATCCGCATGGCTACATTAGAATG GTCCAGCACTTGATTGAGAGGTGCCTACTCCTCCACATGACTCAAGATGATTGCGTCAAGGCTCTCGCAGAGCGTGCAGGCATCCTACCCATCGTCACCCTtacag TGTGGAAAGAGctgctgaaagagaacagaggttTCTTCCAAGCCTACTCTCAGTACGCCACTCCAAGGCCTTTCACTT ATAAATATCCGCAAAGCGTGTCAAAATTTGACAGAAGGAAAAACTGA
- the LOC103708168 gene encoding uncharacterized protein LOC103708168 isoform X4 encodes MKLDRCCHHHHVPCLHCHPHGYIRMVQHLIERCLLLHMTQDDCVKALAERAGILPIVTLTVWKELLKENRGFFQAYSQYATPRPFTWGFASYVQSES; translated from the exons ATGAAACTCGACCGCTGCTGCCATCACCACCACGTCCCTTGTTTGCATTGCCATCCGCATGGCTACATTAGAATG GTCCAGCACTTGATTGAGAGGTGCCTACTCCTCCACATGACTCAAGATGATTGCGTCAAGGCTCTCGCAGAGCGTGCAGGCATCCTACCCATCGTCACCCTtacag TGTGGAAAGAGctgctgaaagagaacagaggttTCTTCCAAGCCTACTCTCAGTACGCCACTCCAAGGCCTTTCACTT GGGGATTTGCAAGTTATGTACAGTCCGAAAGTTGA
- the LOC103708206 gene encoding ABC transporter G family member 10, with product MELPVKSPKHGGRRPRYRVETKSVSYNLPGSPPNLHRQCYGLDSSSTSRVILKNVSCEAPPGELVAIVGPSGAGKTTLLSILAGMIHPSRVSGEILVNGRQMDVSRFRRVSGYVTQDDALFPLLTVEECLTYSARLRLQATGGESSVRVRELIGELGLAHVARSRAGGISGGERRRVSIGVDLVHNPAVLLLDEPTSGLDSVSALHIITLLKSMAALQGKTIVLTIHQPGFRILELFDQVVLISDGTVRHQGTIRLLESRLKDSGHCIPPHVNVLEFAMDAIATLVLESTASAEEVIRIPNSGAKEDHIFYANSWCGEVIILAERFIKIVARTRQIFAARMIQSVVAGFGLGTIFMNVANLQARVGFFAFSLTFLLSSTTEGLPIFLQERRTLQRETSRGAYRVSSYVIANALVFLPFLLAAALLYSAPVYWLVGLRREMDGFLYFSLVVWLVMLMANSFVACFSALVPNFIMGNSIISGLMGSFFLFSGYFIAKQNIPRYWIFMHYLSLFKYPFEAFVVSEYGGPRGMQQCLNREEDGCVLDGGMFLRQQGIEESQRWSNLGVMLGFICGYRILCFVFLWFRCYKMRI from the coding sequence ATGGAGTTGCCGGTGAAGTCGCCGAAACATGGAGGCCGGCGACCCCGATACCGGGTCGAGACCAAGTCGGTGTCCTACAATTTGCCGGGAAGCCCGCCGAATCTCCACCGGCAATGCTATGGCCTGGACAGCAGCAGCACTTCCAGAGTCATTCTGAAGAATGTGAGTTGCGAGGCCCCGCCGGGCGAGCTCGTCGCCATCGTCGGCCCCAGCGGCGCCGGGAAGACCACGCTGCTGTCCATCCTGGCTGGGATGATCCACCCGAGCAGAGTCTCCGGTGAAATCCTCGTCAACGGTCGCCAGATGGACGTCTCCCGCTTCCGGAGAGTCTCCGGGTACGTCACCCAGGACGACGCGCTCTTCCCGCTGCTGACCGTCGAGGAGTGCCTCACCTACAGCGCCCGGCTGAGGCTCCAAGCCACCGGCGGCGAGTCATCCGTCCGAGTGAGGGAGCTCATCGGAGAGCTGGGACTGGCCCATGTAGCCCGCTCGAGGGCTGGTGGCATATCGGGCGGCGAGAGGCGGCGGGTGTCCATCGGCGTCGACTTGGTGCACAACCCGGCCGTGCTCCTGCTCGACGAGCCGACGTCGGGGCTGGACTCCGTCTCAGCTCTCCACATCATCACCTTGCTCAAGTCCATGGCCGCGCTCCAGGGCAAGACGATCGTTCTCACCATACATCAGCCGGGGTTTCGGATCCTTGAGCTCTTCGACCAGGTCGTGCTCATCTCCGATGGGACCGTCCGGCACCAGGGGACGATCCGCCTTCTGGAGAGCCGGCTGAAGGATTCCGGCCATTGCATTCCACCCCACGTCAACGTGCTGGAGTTTGCCATGGATGCCATTGCTACTCTGGTCTTAGAGTCCACAGCTTCAGCGGAAGAGGTGATCAGAATTCCCAACTCCGGTGCCAAAGAAGACCACATCTTCTACGCCAATTCGTGGTGCGGGGAGGTCATCATTCTCGCCGAGAGGTTCATTAAGATCGTCGCAAGAACCAGGCAGATCTTCGCAGCGAGGATGATCCAATCAGTGGTGGCCGGCTTCGGGCTTGGAACGATATTCATGAATGTAGCTAACCTGCAAGCCAGGGTCGGGTTCTTCGCCTTCAGCCTCACCTTCCTTCTGTCCTCGACGACAGAAGGCCTGCCCATCTTCTTGCAGGAGAGGAGGACCCTTCAAAGAGAGACCTCAAGAGGGGCATACAGGGTTTCTTCCTACGTGATAGCCAATGCCCTCGTCTTCCTGCCTTTCCTTCTGGCTGCTGCTCTTCTCTACTCCGCTCCAGTGTATTGGCTGGTGGGACTCAGGAGGGAAATGGATGGGTTTCTCTACTTTTCTCTGGTGGTCTGGCTGGTGATGCTGATGGCCAACTCCTTCGTGGCATGCTTCAGTGCGCTTGTGCCCAATTTCATTATGGGGAACTCGATAATTTCCGGGCTTATGGGCTCGTTCTTCCTTTTCTCAGGCTATTTCATAGCGAAGCAGAACATACCCAGGTATTGGATCTTCATGCACTACTTGAGCTTGTTCAAGTATCCATTCGAGGCTTTCGTCGTAAGCGAGTATGGCGGCCCAAGAGGAATGCAGCAATGCTTAAATAGAGAGGAAGACGGATGTGTTCTTGATGGAGGAATGTTCTTGAGGCAGCAGGGGATCGAGGAGTCTCAGAGGTGGAGCAATCTGGGCGTGATGCTGGGTTTCATATGTGGGTACAGGATCCTCTGTTTTGTGTTCCTCTGGTTTCGATGTTACAAAATGAGAATATAG
- the LOC120110523 gene encoding uncharacterized protein LOC120110523 — MSLWEKKLYAPRKETHRSIPAPTGVQCPLKEMVRGRTKPSSCNTRLSSMCQFVELDLAYQCLGMFTAAIKLEKDIVVPNKTDIVIKVALLQKISAETQALKNESSELFDWLLFYPFHFFIFLKFSV; from the exons ATGTCCTTAT GGGAAAAAAAGCTATATGCACCTAGAAAGGAGACCCATAGAAGTATTCCAGCTCCCACTGGAGTGCAAT GTCCACTAAAAGAAATGGTCAGAGGCAGGACAAAGCCTTCATCATGCAATACAAGGCTATCCAGCATGTGCCAATTTGTG GAACTTGATCTTGCATACCAATGCTTGGGAATGTTTACTGCAGCTATAAAG CTTGAGAAGGATATTGTGGTTCCGAATAAAACAGATATAGTCATTAAAG TTGCTTTACTGCAAAAAATATCCGCTGAAACTCAAGCTTTGAAGAACGAATCATCAGAATTATTTGACTGgcttttgttttatcctttccattttttcattttcttaaaGTTCAGTGTTTGA